One window from the genome of Haladaptatus paucihalophilus DX253 encodes:
- a CDS encoding RDD family protein, which yields MSGYSKQPTRDDTDVIGARIGAQIIDTIVMGVIFFVTFFVFGVLGSVGGDSAATGFSFLGLLIGFCASMFYGFFLEGYWDGYTVGKKLLGIKVVKEDGSPCTYGSALLRNLLEIIDGLFYYVVGFIFMASGDMRQRLGDRIAGTVVVKEQPQNVGSTTETPTEPKMAP from the coding sequence ATGTCAGGATACTCAAAGCAACCCACGCGAGACGACACCGACGTTATCGGTGCACGAATCGGCGCACAGATCATCGATACCATCGTTATGGGTGTCATTTTCTTCGTTACATTCTTTGTTTTCGGAGTACTCGGCAGTGTCGGCGGTGACAGCGCCGCCACGGGATTTAGCTTCCTCGGCTTACTCATCGGATTCTGCGCGAGCATGTTTTACGGGTTCTTCCTCGAAGGTTACTGGGACGGATACACCGTCGGCAAGAAACTCCTCGGAATCAAAGTCGTGAAGGAAGACGGTAGTCCCTGCACCTACGGCAGTGCGTTGCTTCGCAACCTCCTCGAAATCATCGACGGACTGTTTTACTACGTCGTCGGGTTCATCTTCATGGCGAGCGGTGATATGCGTCAACGCCTCGGCGACCGCATTGCGGGAACCGTCGTCGTCAAAGAGCAACCACAGAACGTCGGTTCCACGACCGAAACGCCGACCGAACCGAAAATGGCACCCTGA
- a CDS encoding DUF4013 domain-containing protein: MFNESIRYLKDSDDAAMTILVGGLLIIFGFLIIPALIVQGYVIRVLRRVSDGDTDAPGFGDWTKLTLDGLKAVVITVVYALVPAVLAVVFVGGGVALADNAPALGGLVAILGGVLTLVVGLAVWYALPAALVRFAEKNTMGSAFEYESLVPILRDGEYGTGWLLALGVLVVAGVIASAVGAVPLLGWLAAVFVGFYAEVTAAYIYARGYAEADEHRLQKGSEVEDGQPAV; the protein is encoded by the coding sequence ATGTTCAACGAAAGCATCCGGTACCTGAAGGACAGTGACGACGCCGCGATGACGATACTCGTCGGCGGCCTGCTCATCATCTTCGGGTTCCTCATCATCCCCGCACTCATCGTGCAGGGATACGTGATTCGCGTCCTGCGCCGTGTTTCGGACGGAGACACCGACGCTCCGGGATTCGGCGACTGGACGAAATTAACGCTAGACGGACTCAAGGCGGTCGTCATCACGGTCGTCTACGCGCTCGTACCGGCGGTGTTGGCCGTCGTGTTCGTCGGCGGCGGCGTGGCGCTCGCGGACAACGCGCCCGCGCTAGGCGGCCTCGTGGCCATCCTCGGCGGCGTGCTGACGCTGGTGGTCGGCCTCGCGGTGTGGTACGCCCTTCCCGCCGCGCTCGTTCGGTTCGCCGAGAAGAACACGATGGGGTCGGCGTTCGAGTACGAATCGCTCGTGCCCATCCTCCGCGACGGGGAGTACGGAACGGGCTGGTTGCTGGCGTTGGGCGTCCTCGTCGTGGCCGGTGTCATCGCGAGCGCCGTCGGCGCGGTCCCGCTCCTCGGCTGGCTCGCGGCCGTGTTCGTCGGCTTCTACGCGGAAGTGACCGCGGCGTACATCTACGCACGAGGGTACGCCGAAGCGGACGAACACAGACTGCAGAAGGGGTCCGAAGTCGAGGACGGGCAACCCGCGGTCTGA
- the rqcH gene encoding ribosome rescue protein RqcH: MDRKRELSSIDLAAITRELNSFEGAKVDKAYLYGDDLLRLKMRDFDRGRLELLVEVGEVKRAHTVAPEHVPPAPGRPPNFAMMLRNRLSGADFAGVEQFEFDRILQFHFKREDGDTTIVAELFGQGNVAVLDENNEVIDCLDTVRLKSRTVAPGSQYEFPSSRVNPLEIDYEEFEYRMNDSDTDVVRTLATQLNFGGLYAEEVCTRAGVEKVTDIADADEDEYERLYAAIERLREPLETGDFDPRVYYEDDVRVDVTPFPLEEYEGLDSEAFDSFNAAVDDYFTNLDVSENEDAGEPQKPDFQAQIEKQQRIIEQQEGAIEGFERKADAEREKAELLYANYGFVDEILATVRNARAEDTPWADIEARFEEGAERGIEAAEAVQGIDPSEGTVTVEIDDTKITLFPDDGVEKNANRLYQEAKRIEEKKEGALAAIEDTREELEEVKKRAEQWEEEPEEERTEPENIDWLSRASIPVRKQEQWYERFRWFRTSDGFLVLGGRNADENEELVKKYMDRNDLFFHSQAHGGPITILKTSDPSEPSKDVDVPEQSKREAAQFAVSYSSVWKDGRFAGDAYMVTPDQVSKTPESGEYLEKGGFAIRGDRTYFEDTPVGVAVGITVEPNTRVIGGPPSAIEKQAETVIEVEPGQYAQNDAAKRLYREFRERFADTSFVRKVASPDLIQEFLPAGGSRMVD; encoded by the coding sequence ATGGATAGAAAGCGAGAGCTTTCGAGCATCGACCTCGCCGCCATCACGCGGGAGTTGAACTCCTTCGAGGGTGCGAAGGTCGATAAGGCGTATCTCTACGGCGACGACCTGTTGCGCCTCAAGATGCGCGATTTCGACCGCGGTCGGCTCGAACTGCTCGTGGAAGTGGGCGAGGTGAAACGCGCCCACACCGTCGCACCGGAACACGTCCCGCCCGCGCCGGGCAGGCCGCCGAACTTCGCCATGATGCTCCGCAACCGCCTCTCGGGGGCTGACTTCGCGGGCGTCGAACAGTTCGAGTTCGACCGCATCCTCCAGTTCCACTTCAAACGCGAGGACGGCGATACGACCATCGTCGCGGAACTGTTCGGACAGGGCAACGTCGCCGTGCTGGACGAGAACAACGAGGTCATCGACTGTCTGGACACGGTTCGGCTCAAATCCCGCACCGTCGCGCCGGGGTCCCAGTACGAGTTCCCCAGTTCGCGGGTGAACCCGCTCGAAATCGACTACGAGGAGTTCGAGTATCGGATGAACGACTCGGACACCGACGTGGTTCGGACGCTGGCGACGCAACTCAACTTCGGCGGGTTGTACGCCGAGGAGGTCTGTACCCGCGCCGGTGTCGAGAAAGTCACGGACATCGCGGACGCCGACGAGGACGAGTACGAACGGCTGTACGCGGCCATCGAGCGCCTCCGCGAACCGCTCGAAACCGGTGACTTCGACCCGCGGGTCTACTACGAGGACGACGTTCGAGTTGACGTGACGCCGTTCCCGCTCGAAGAGTACGAAGGGTTGGATTCCGAGGCGTTCGACTCGTTCAACGCGGCGGTGGACGACTACTTCACCAACCTCGACGTGTCCGAAAACGAGGACGCGGGCGAACCGCAGAAACCCGACTTCCAAGCCCAAATCGAGAAACAACAGCGCATCATCGAACAACAGGAGGGCGCTATCGAAGGCTTCGAACGGAAGGCGGACGCCGAGCGAGAGAAGGCGGAACTCCTCTACGCCAACTACGGCTTCGTGGACGAAATCCTCGCCACGGTTCGGAACGCTCGCGCCGAGGACACGCCGTGGGCGGACATCGAAGCCCGATTCGAGGAGGGTGCGGAGCGCGGCATCGAGGCGGCGGAAGCCGTGCAGGGAATCGACCCGAGCGAGGGAACCGTCACGGTCGAAATCGACGACACGAAAATCACGCTCTTCCCCGACGACGGCGTGGAGAAGAACGCCAACCGCCTCTATCAGGAGGCCAAGCGAATCGAGGAGAAAAAGGAGGGCGCGCTGGCCGCCATCGAGGACACCCGCGAGGAGTTGGAGGAAGTCAAAAAACGCGCCGAGCAGTGGGAAGAAGAACCAGAAGAGGAGCGGACGGAACCGGAGAACATCGACTGGCTGTCGCGGGCGTCGATTCCGGTTCGGAAGCAGGAGCAGTGGTACGAGCGGTTCCGCTGGTTCCGCACCTCCGACGGCTTCCTCGTCCTCGGCGGGCGCAACGCCGACGAGAACGAGGAACTGGTCAAGAAGTACATGGACAGAAACGACCTGTTCTTCCACTCGCAGGCACACGGCGGTCCCATCACCATCCTGAAGACCTCCGACCCGAGTGAGCCGTCGAAGGACGTGGACGTGCCCGAGCAAAGCAAGCGGGAGGCCGCCCAGTTCGCCGTCTCCTACTCGTCCGTGTGGAAGGACGGCCGTTTCGCGGGCGACGCCTACATGGTCACGCCCGACCAAGTGTCGAAGACGCCCGAGAGCGGCGAGTATCTGGAGAAGGGCGGGTTCGCCATCCGCGGCGACCGAACCTACTTCGAGGACACGCCCGTCGGCGTCGCGGTCGGAATTACGGTCGAACCGAACACCCGCGTCATCGGCGGCCCGCCGTCGGCCATCGAGAAGCAGGCCGAGACAGTCATCGAAGTCGAACCGGGCCAGTACGCCCAGAACGACGCCGCGAAGCGACTGTACCGCGAGTTCCGCGAGCGCTTTGCGGACACCTCGTTCGTCCGCAAGGTGGCGAGTCCCGACCTGATTCAGGAGTTCCTCCCGGCGGGCGGCAGTCGGATGGTGGACTGA
- a CDS encoding SHOCT domain-containing protein has product MADSGVRILLDSFVLGALLLASLGFIAFLKGNLLFAVSLWAIVVFAAVLHVSLDPEMHETDDSSSSPMRDDSDTTPTVSTDDALSTLRRRYADGEVSEAQFERGVERLLTVESNRDEAVVALRNRYARGELTDEQFDRKFERLCATRTVENAEESVERGEFASENE; this is encoded by the coding sequence ATGGCCGATTCGGGAGTTCGAATCCTACTCGACAGCTTCGTGCTCGGCGCGTTGCTTCTCGCGTCTCTTGGATTCATCGCGTTCCTCAAGGGCAACCTACTATTCGCGGTGTCGCTCTGGGCCATCGTCGTCTTCGCGGCCGTATTGCACGTTTCCCTCGACCCCGAGATGCACGAAACCGACGACTCGTCCTCGTCGCCGATGCGAGACGATAGCGATACGACCCCGACCGTTTCCACCGACGACGCCCTTTCGACCCTCCGCCGTCGCTACGCCGACGGCGAGGTCAGCGAAGCCCAGTTCGAACGCGGCGTCGAGCGATTGCTGACCGTCGAGTCCAACAGGGACGAGGCCGTCGTCGCGCTCCGCAATCGGTACGCCCGCGGCGAACTGACCGACGAGCAGTTCGACCGGAAGTTCGAACGATTGTGCGCGACTCGCACCGTCGAGAACGCCGAGGAGTCGGTCGAACGAGGCGAATTCGCGTCCGAAAACGAGTGA
- a CDS encoding universal stress protein codes for MFDSILIPTDGGKATAGAIEHGLRIAEKTGATVHALYVIDTPQLQVGNADEGLSTLVDLLETEGQRATAAVAERGRERGIDVTEAMTSGLPFREILDYAEEHDIDGISMGTGHRGRIERHFVGSTARKVNRLARVPVLTVRAGDDVPTPEYENVLLAVDGTQGSERAIEVCAALAAAYDAFVHVVYVVDSRIARSGSLAELMESEGNEACADAVSRVRSAGGDARRELLRGRPAEQLLDYAEEHDIDLLSMGTHGRTGIDRFVMGSVAETVIRRSETPVLTVRDLGEE; via the coding sequence ATGTTCGACTCGATTCTCATTCCGACGGACGGCGGGAAAGCAACGGCGGGGGCCATCGAACACGGCCTTCGAATCGCCGAGAAAACCGGCGCGACGGTCCACGCGCTGTACGTCATCGACACGCCGCAACTGCAGGTGGGCAACGCCGACGAGGGGCTGTCCACGCTCGTCGACCTGCTCGAAACGGAAGGGCAACGGGCGACCGCGGCGGTGGCTGAACGGGGGCGCGAGCGCGGCATCGACGTGACGGAAGCGATGACGTCGGGACTCCCGTTCCGGGAAATCCTCGACTACGCGGAGGAGCACGACATCGACGGCATATCGATGGGGACGGGACACCGCGGCCGCATCGAACGCCACTTCGTGGGGAGCACGGCGCGCAAGGTCAACCGACTCGCCCGCGTTCCCGTGCTGACGGTTCGAGCCGGGGACGACGTTCCCACGCCGGAGTACGAAAACGTCCTCTTGGCGGTCGACGGGACGCAAGGGTCCGAGCGCGCCATCGAAGTGTGCGCCGCGCTCGCGGCGGCGTACGACGCCTTCGTGCACGTCGTCTACGTCGTCGATTCGCGCATCGCCCGGTCGGGGTCGCTGGCAGAACTGATGGAGAGCGAGGGAAACGAAGCGTGTGCCGATGCCGTCTCGCGGGTTCGGAGCGCGGGCGGGGACGCGAGACGGGAACTCCTCCGCGGACGACCGGCCGAGCAGCTCCTCGACTACGCGGAGGAACACGACATCGACCTGCTCTCGATGGGGACCCACGGCCGGACGGGTATCGACCGGTTCGTGATGGGGAGCGTCGCGGAGACGGTGATCCGTCGCTCGGAGACGCCCGTGCTCACCGTGCGGGATTTGGGAGAAGAGTAG
- a CDS encoding SLC13 family permease, whose product MVIPLQTGVPIPPITNSMLVVLGIVLVAFILFVTELFPVDVTALIVLVLLMVLGPWTKVSPTDGLSGFSNEATITVLAMLILSESVRRTGAVQLLGHRVAGLVGDSQFKQVLATVGLAGSVSGFINDTPVVALLVPFASDLAHRGNTSPSKLMIPLSYAAMLGGTLTLIGTSTNLLASGLAQQLLGRSLGIFQFTPVGVVVLVTGALYLVFVAPRLLPERVRPRETLLEEYEVEEYLAELVAPETSPLVGTPISDIPAEAGFGGEVKEVLREDAVLSPFSDELVEPNDHFLISASRPDLTSLIEEEALNPLPTVGREPAVTEEPARSDDAESVLIEVVVPTDSALIGETIETSTILQRYDATLVALQRGDVRLPRVHEAEFTVGDLLLLQLPADELERVAETRDLIVAREIPREDYRYDKIPVAVAILAAVVGSAALGLLEIQVAALAGVVGMVLSGTLAPTELYEGVDWTVIFLLAGVIPLGIAMENTGTAALLGALVATTAQYLPTVAVLGVFYVATVILTNIVSNNATVALMVPVAINAAREIGTNPLAFLLAVMFAASAAFMSPVGYQTNLFVYRPGGYRFTDFARVGILLQLILAVVTPITIAVYFGL is encoded by the coding sequence ATGGTGATTCCGCTTCAAACAGGTGTCCCGATTCCACCGATAACGAACAGTATGCTCGTCGTCCTCGGAATCGTCCTCGTCGCGTTCATCCTGTTCGTGACGGAACTGTTCCCCGTGGACGTGACGGCGCTCATCGTCCTCGTCCTGCTCATGGTGCTCGGGCCGTGGACGAAGGTGTCGCCGACGGACGGCCTCTCGGGATTTTCGAACGAGGCGACCATCACGGTCCTCGCCATGCTCATCCTCAGCGAGAGCGTCCGGCGGACGGGCGCGGTGCAACTGCTCGGCCATCGAGTGGCGGGACTCGTCGGTGACAGCCAGTTCAAACAAGTGTTGGCGACGGTCGGCCTCGCGGGGTCCGTCTCGGGGTTCATCAACGACACGCCCGTCGTCGCGTTGCTGGTCCCGTTCGCCTCCGACCTCGCCCACCGCGGCAACACGTCGCCGTCGAAGCTGATGATTCCGCTCTCATACGCGGCCATGCTCGGCGGGACGCTCACGCTCATCGGCACGTCCACGAACCTGCTGGCGAGCGGCCTCGCACAGCAACTGCTCGGGCGCTCGCTCGGCATTTTTCAGTTCACCCCCGTCGGCGTCGTCGTCCTCGTCACCGGCGCGCTCTACCTCGTCTTCGTCGCGCCGCGGTTGCTTCCCGAGCGCGTCAGGCCACGCGAGACGCTCCTCGAAGAGTACGAGGTCGAGGAGTACCTCGCCGAACTCGTCGCGCCCGAAACGTCGCCGCTCGTGGGGACGCCCATCTCCGACATTCCGGCCGAAGCGGGATTCGGCGGCGAGGTGAAGGAAGTACTCCGCGAGGACGCCGTGCTGTCGCCGTTTTCGGACGAGTTGGTGGAGCCGAACGACCACTTTCTCATCTCTGCGAGTCGGCCCGACCTCACCTCGCTCATCGAGGAGGAGGCGTTGAACCCGCTCCCAACGGTCGGCCGCGAACCGGCGGTCACGGAGGAACCGGCCCGGAGCGACGACGCGGAAAGCGTCCTCATCGAAGTCGTCGTTCCGACCGATTCGGCGCTCATCGGCGAGACCATCGAGACGAGCACGATACTCCAGCGGTACGACGCGACGCTCGTCGCCCTCCAGCGCGGCGACGTTCGACTGCCGCGCGTCCACGAAGCCGAGTTCACCGTCGGCGACCTGCTGTTGCTCCAACTCCCCGCCGACGAACTGGAACGCGTGGCCGAGACGCGCGACCTCATCGTCGCCCGGGAAATCCCCCGCGAGGACTACCGGTACGACAAGATTCCCGTCGCCGTCGCCATCCTCGCGGCCGTCGTCGGGTCGGCGGCGCTCGGTCTGTTGGAGATTCAGGTCGCCGCCTTGGCGGGCGTCGTGGGGATGGTCCTCTCCGGCACCCTCGCGCCGACCGAACTCTACGAGGGCGTAGACTGGACCGTCATCTTTCTTCTCGCGGGCGTGATTCCGCTCGGCATCGCCATGGAGAACACGGGCACCGCCGCGCTCCTCGGCGCGCTCGTCGCCACGACGGCGCAGTACCTCCCGACCGTCGCCGTTCTCGGCGTGTTCTACGTGGCGACGGTCATCCTCACCAACATCGTCAGTAACAACGCCACCGTCGCGCTCATGGTCCCCGTCGCCATCAACGCCGCCCGCGAAATCGGGACGAACCCGCTCGCCTTCCTGCTCGCCGTGATGTTCGCCGCCAGCGCGGCGTTCATGAGTCCCGTGGGGTATCAGACCAACCTGTTCGTCTACCGACCGGGCGGCTACCGCTTCACCGACTTCGCCCGCGTCGGCATCCTGCTCCAGTTGATACTCGCCGTCGTCACGCCGATCACGATTGCGGTCTACTTCGGCCTCTGA
- a CDS encoding D-2-hydroxyacid dehydrogenase codes for MTDHATDSSPTTDSATDSNDARTNDSPTVLVLRRGTHGMPVSDYADELRERLPNHEILHATTPDEEREYIADAEIVTGMTINESLLAHAENMELFACAYAGTGHLPLDALESRGVAVTNASGVHGPNIAEHVVGAMLTFTRKFLRAGRQQSRREWRHFQAHELEGSTVTVVGLGAIGQAIVERLDGFGVETVGVRYSPEKGGPTDEVVGFDDLHDALARTDYLVLACPLTDDTRGLLDAAAFDTLPSHAVLVNIARGKVVETDALVSALRGNHIRGAALDVTDPEPLPEDHPLWTFENVLITPHMAGHTPEYYSRLADIVAENVAHVTETGSYDDLRNRVR; via the coding sequence ATGACCGACCACGCGACCGACTCATCCCCCACTACCGACTCGGCGACCGATTCGAACGACGCGCGGACGAACGACTCCCCGACGGTGCTCGTCCTCCGCCGGGGCACCCACGGCATGCCGGTATCGGACTACGCCGACGAACTCCGCGAGCGCCTGCCGAATCACGAAATCCTGCACGCGACGACCCCCGACGAGGAGCGCGAGTACATCGCCGACGCCGAAATCGTGACCGGGATGACCATCAACGAGTCCCTGCTCGCCCACGCCGAAAATATGGAACTGTTCGCGTGTGCCTACGCCGGAACGGGACACCTGCCGCTCGACGCGCTCGAATCGCGGGGTGTCGCGGTGACGAACGCCTCGGGGGTCCACGGTCCGAACATCGCGGAGCACGTCGTCGGCGCGATGTTGACCTTCACGCGGAAGTTCCTCCGCGCCGGGAGACAGCAGTCGCGCCGCGAGTGGCGGCACTTTCAGGCCCACGAACTGGAGGGGAGTACCGTGACTGTGGTGGGGTTGGGTGCGATCGGCCAGGCCATCGTGGAGCGGTTGGACGGGTTCGGCGTCGAAACGGTCGGCGTCCGCTACTCGCCCGAAAAGGGCGGCCCGACCGACGAGGTGGTCGGCTTCGACGACCTGCACGACGCGCTCGCCCGGACGGACTACCTCGTGCTGGCCTGCCCGCTGACGGACGACACGCGCGGCCTGCTCGACGCCGCGGCGTTCGACACCCTGCCGTCCCACGCCGTGCTGGTGAACATCGCCCGCGGCAAGGTGGTCGAAACGGACGCGCTCGTCTCGGCGCTCCGAGGCAATCACATCCGCGGGGCGGCACTGGACGTGACCGACCCGGAACCCCTGCCGGAGGACCACCCGCTGTGGACCTTCGAGAACGTCCTCATCACGCCGCACATGGCGGGACACACGCCCGAATACTACTCTCGCTTGGCGGATATCGTGGCCGAAAACGTCGCGCACGTGACCGAGACGGGTTCCTACGACGACCTCCGGAATCGGGTTCGGTGA
- a CDS encoding HVO_A0556 family zinc finger protein: MGNRMSLTTEQGVIGRLEGEECHWCSDGELVRDTYKGNEAVVCDTCETPAAQIW; this comes from the coding sequence ATGGGAAACAGAATGAGTTTGACGACCGAACAGGGCGTCATCGGACGCCTCGAAGGAGAAGAATGCCACTGGTGTTCCGACGGAGAGTTGGTTCGAGACACCTACAAAGGAAACGAGGCGGTCGTCTGTGACACCTGCGAGACGCCCGCCGCCCAAATCTGGTAG
- the msrB gene encoding peptide-methionine (R)-S-oxide reductase MsrB yields MSEQPSDTPESDEEWRERLTDEEYRVLREQGTERPHTGEHLDRTDDGTYVCAGCGAELFDSDTKYDSHCGWPSFYDVPTENVETRQDTSHGMVRTEVVCANCGGHLGHVFDDGPEPTGKRYCINSVSLDFEDE; encoded by the coding sequence ATGAGCGAACAGCCATCCGACACCCCGGAGAGCGACGAGGAGTGGCGCGAGCGACTGACGGACGAAGAGTACCGCGTCCTCCGCGAGCAGGGAACGGAACGTCCCCACACCGGCGAGCATCTGGACCGCACGGACGACGGCACCTACGTCTGTGCCGGGTGCGGCGCGGAACTGTTCGATTCGGACACGAAGTACGATTCCCACTGCGGCTGGCCGAGTTTCTACGACGTGCCGACGGAGAACGTCGAGACGCGACAGGACACCAGCCACGGCATGGTCCGAACCGAAGTCGTCTGCGCGAACTGCGGCGGCCACCTCGGCCACGTCTTCGACGACGGCCCGGAACCGACCGGAAAGCGCTACTGCATCAACAGCGTCTCGCTCGACTTCGAGGACGAGTAA